One part of the Lachnospiraceae bacterium JLR.KK002 genome encodes these proteins:
- a CDS encoding transposon-transfer assisting family protein, whose protein sequence is MDKFTVEEINLMCVFEGQDRKGMTADIKNAIPHIQDRDMVELAEQVVGKLEAMSDEEFAGVALEAAE, encoded by the coding sequence ATGGATAAATTTACAGTGGAAGAAATCAATTTGATGTGCGTGTTTGAGGGGCAGGACAGAAAGGGCATGACTGCCGATATAAAGAACGCAATCCCCCACATACAGGACAGAGATATGGTGGAGCTTGCAGAGCAGGTCGTTGGAAAACTGGAAGCCATGAGCGATGAGGAGTTTGCAGGGGTAGCACTGGAAGCAGCGGAGTGA